The Dioscorea cayenensis subsp. rotundata cultivar TDr96_F1 unplaced genomic scaffold, TDr96_F1_v2_PseudoChromosome.rev07_lg8_w22 25.fasta BLBR01001604.1, whole genome shotgun sequence genome window below encodes:
- the LOC120256745 gene encoding norbelladine 4'-O-methyltransferase 2-like — MARHKNLLKNDDLLKYILDTSVYPREHEQLKELREVTMKLIRGEMSVPPEEGSFLSIILKLMNAKKAIEIGVFTGYSLLTTALALPEDGKITAIDINRSSFEIGLPFIRKAGVEEKINFIESEAIPILDKMIEEAKDDKEKLYDYAFVDADKTNNREYHERLMKLVKIGGVIVYDNTLWSGAVTEPINSSHSSLPQRFIETKNFFVKFNEFLALDPRLEITQVCIGDGVTICRRIL, encoded by the exons ATGGCTAGACACAAGAATCTTCTCAAAAATGATGATCTTCTTAAG tataTTTTGGATACAAGCGTTTATCCAAGagagcatgaacaactaaagGAATTGAGAGAGGTAACAATGAAACTTATAAG GGGAGAAATGAGTGTGCCTCCAGAAGAAGGGAgctttttatcaattattttaaagcTAATGAATGCTAAGAAGGCTATAGAGATTGGAGTTTTTACTGGCTATTCACTTCTCACCACTGCGTTGGCATTGCCAGAGGATGGAAAG ataacgGCGATCGATATAAATAGATCATCATTTGAAATAGGCCTACCTTTTATTCGAAAAGCAGGAGTGGAGGAAAAGATTAACTTTATTGAGTCTGAAGCAATTCCTATCCTTGACAAAATGATTGAAGAG GCCAAAGATGATAAAGAGAAATTATATGATTACGCATTTGTGGATGCTGATAAAACAAACAACAGAGAGTATCATGAAAGGTTGATGAAACTAGTCAAGATAGGTGGAGTCATTGTATATGACAATACTCTCTGGTCAGGTGCTGTGACAGAGCCTATAAATTCTTCACATTCTTCACTCCCACAAAGGTTTATTGAAACAAAGAATTTTTTTGTCAAGTTTAATGAATTTCTAGCTCTTGATCCTAGACTAGAAATCACTCAAGTTTGCATTGGAGATGGAGTCACCATTTGCAGGCGTATCCTTTAA